The following are from one region of the Longimicrobium sp. genome:
- a CDS encoding response regulator produces MSTTTILVVEDNADNRDIYTTFLRHHGYEVAEAGTGDEGVRLAREILPAVVLMDMSMPGMDGWEATRVLKGDTATAAIPIIAVTAHAMADDRLRAEEAGCDAYLAKPVEPRRVLEEVERLLAGAPAPSD; encoded by the coding sequence ATGAGCACGACGACGATCCTCGTGGTCGAGGACAACGCGGACAACCGCGACATCTATACGACGTTCCTGCGGCACCACGGCTACGAGGTGGCCGAGGCGGGCACCGGCGATGAGGGCGTGCGGCTCGCGCGCGAGATCCTCCCGGCCGTCGTGCTGATGGACATGAGCATGCCGGGGATGGACGGCTGGGAGGCCACCCGCGTGCTCAAGGGCGACACCGCGACCGCCGCCATCCCGATCATCGCCGTCACCGCGCACGCCATGGCCGACGACCGCCTCCGCGCCGAGGAGGCCGGCTGCGACGCCTACCTGGCCAAGCCCGTGGAGCCCCGCCGCGTCCTGGAAGAGGTGGAGCGCCTCCTGGCGGGCGCCCCCGCGCCCTCCGACTGA